The Vescimonas coprocola genome includes a window with the following:
- a CDS encoding ATP-dependent Clp protease proteolytic subunit, translating to MSIIPYVIEQTSRGERSYDIFSRLLSDRIVFLGEEVTDASASSIVEQMLFLEAQDPDKDIQFYINSPGGSVTAGFAIYDTMQYLKCDVSTICIGLAASFGAFLLAGGAKGKRIALPNAENMIHQPLIAGNGVHGPVTDIQIVTEQMQKTKQRLTRILSENTGKTFAQVAADTERDNYMSAQEALAYGLIDKIIDKR from the coding sequence ATGAGCATCATTCCCTATGTGATCGAACAAACCAGTCGCGGCGAACGTAGCTACGACATTTTTTCCCGGCTCCTCTCCGACCGAATTGTTTTTCTCGGTGAGGAAGTAACGGACGCATCCGCCAGTTCCATCGTCGAGCAGATGCTGTTTCTGGAAGCACAAGACCCAGACAAGGATATTCAGTTCTACATCAACAGCCCCGGAGGCTCGGTCACGGCCGGGTTTGCGATTTACGACACCATGCAGTATCTCAAGTGCGACGTGTCCACCATCTGCATCGGTCTGGCCGCGAGCTTCGGCGCTTTCCTGTTAGCAGGCGGCGCAAAGGGCAAGCGGATCGCACTGCCGAATGCGGAAAACATGATCCACCAGCCGCTGATCGCTGGGAACGGCGTACACGGCCCGGTCACGGATATTCAGATCGTGACCGAACAAATGCAGAAAACCAAACAGCGGCTGACCCGCATTCTTTCCGAGAATACGGGAAAAACCTTTGCACAGGTTGCCGCCGATACGGAGCGCGACAACTACATGTCGGCGCAGGAAGCCCTTGCTTACGGGCTGATCGACAAAATTATTGACAAGAGATAA
- the mobQ gene encoding MobQ family relaxase, producing MAASAYLSCSRLYNDYDGIQHDYTKKQGLVWQEVFLPEYAPQEWQDREKLWNAVEEVETAKDSRLAREFVVALPIELSREQQIELLQDFIREQFVSDGMCADAAIHDTDGHNPHAHILLTVRPLDERGKWQYKTEKEYLCMRNGEERGFTAAEFKSAQNDGWEKQYPYKVGKKKVYMTPSAAEAQELIRADKHPKSTPYGRQNPISERWNSEEQLVSWRVAWADVTNRYLESAGREERIDHRSNAARGLDEIPTIHEGVTAQALERKGIVSDRCELNRQIRADNALLRELKAEIKKLAALVARTVPAIAEGLEKLRSRVLIFCYQLSHIRSGKSHIQKSLAVWKPELERYTGLVQQIKKKSKERKALVAEKKELPIYHVKRHKTLAVCITELTEDLEELRSEKALLLQRFEYAEDAGAEAFRKDIATMEAGLKKLEAQEQKYSAELDKALDEYAELKAQAADFDPVELYKARQVIRPALEKAVKKAIRGHHAGEAISYCAAQRQAGSIASAWRGHRRTASATAHYAAAERTENSSAKSVQEKRALGEITSGGGIVAVAAHIIRSPAPTR from the coding sequence GTGGCCGCCTCCGCTTATTTAAGCTGTTCCCGCCTGTATAATGATTACGATGGGATACAGCATGACTACACAAAAAAGCAGGGACTTGTCTGGCAGGAAGTGTTTCTGCCGGAATATGCCCCGCAGGAATGGCAAGATCGGGAAAAGCTCTGGAACGCCGTGGAGGAAGTCGAGACGGCCAAGGACAGCAGACTTGCCCGTGAGTTCGTCGTGGCGCTGCCCATTGAACTGAGCCGTGAGCAGCAGATCGAACTGCTGCAAGACTTTATCCGGGAGCAGTTTGTGTCCGATGGAATGTGCGCCGATGCTGCTATCCACGACACCGATGGTCACAATCCCCATGCCCACATTCTGCTGACGGTGCGCCCACTGGACGAACGGGGCAAGTGGCAGTACAAAACCGAGAAGGAATACCTCTGCATGAGAAACGGCGAGGAACGAGGTTTTACCGCCGCCGAATTCAAGTCGGCGCAGAACGATGGCTGGGAGAAGCAATATCCCTACAAGGTCGGCAAAAAGAAGGTGTACATGACACCATCTGCTGCTGAGGCGCAGGAGCTTATCCGTGCAGACAAGCATCCCAAAAGCACCCCCTACGGCAGACAGAATCCCATCTCCGAACGCTGGAACAGCGAGGAACAGCTTGTATCATGGCGGGTGGCATGGGCTGATGTGACCAACCGTTATCTGGAAAGTGCTGGACGGGAAGAACGCATTGACCATCGCAGCAACGCTGCACGGGGGCTGGATGAGATCCCCACCATCCATGAGGGCGTGACAGCGCAGGCATTAGAGCGCAAAGGAATCGTCTCTGACCGCTGCGAGCTGAACCGGCAGATCAGGGCAGACAATGCGCTGCTGCGGGAGCTGAAAGCCGAAATCAAGAAGCTAGCCGCACTGGTCGCTCGTACTGTCCCCGCCATTGCGGAAGGGCTGGAAAAGCTACGCAGCCGTGTGCTGATCTTCTGTTATCAGCTCTCGCATATTCGCAGCGGCAAATCGCATATTCAAAAATCTCTCGCCGTATGGAAGCCGGAGCTGGAGCGTTACACCGGTCTGGTGCAGCAAATCAAGAAAAAGAGCAAGGAGCGCAAAGCGCTGGTTGCTGAGAAAAAGGAATTGCCAATATACCATGTGAAACGCCACAAAACGCTGGCTGTCTGCATTACCGAGCTGACAGAAGATTTGGAAGAACTCCGTTCCGAAAAGGCACTCCTTTTGCAAAGATTTGAGTATGCGGAGGATGCAGGCGCTGAGGCGTTCCGCAAGGATATTGCCACCATGGAGGCCGGTCTAAAAAAGCTGGAGGCGCAGGAGCAGAAATACTCTGCCGAGTTGGATAAGGCTTTGGATGAATACGCTGAACTGAAAGCGCAGGCTGCGGATTTTGACCCGGTAGAGCTGTACAAAGCACGGCAGGTCATTCGCCCTGCGCTGGAAAAGGCAGTCAAAAAAGCAATTAGAGGACACCATGCAGGAGAAGCCATCTCTTATTGTGCTGCTCAGCGCCAAGCAGGAAGCATCGCGTCTGCTTGGAGAGGACACAGAAGAACGGCAAGTGCGACAGCTCATTATGCGGCGGCAGAAAGAACAGAGAACAGTTCCGCAAAATCAGTCCAAGAAAAAAGAGCATTGGGAGAGATAACGTCAGGCGGCGGCATCGTAGCAGTCGCCGCCCATATTATTCGATCTCCTGCTCCAACTCGGTAA
- a CDS encoding GNAT family N-acetyltransferase yields MSEKKITIRLETKDDYRNVENLTREAFWNVYRPGCMEYYVLHCYRDDPAFVPELDFVMELDGELIGQVIYVWSEIDCDDGRKVPIMTFGPIGIAPAYKRQGYGKKLLDYSMEKAKEMGAGALAITGNIDFYGKSGFVPAKIKGIRYADDPEADYFLIKELTPGFLDGISGTYKDPVGYFVCEKDPEGFERFEATFPKKEKRKLTGQLF; encoded by the coding sequence ATGTCAGAAAAGAAGATCACCATTCGTTTGGAAACCAAAGATGACTATCGCAATGTTGAAAACCTGACCCGCGAGGCCTTTTGGAATGTCTACCGCCCCGGCTGCATGGAGTACTATGTGCTGCACTGCTATCGGGATGACCCGGCATTTGTGCCGGAGCTGGACTTCGTCATGGAGCTGGACGGCGAGCTGATCGGGCAGGTCATCTACGTGTGGTCGGAAATCGACTGCGATGACGGAAGAAAGGTGCCGATCATGACCTTCGGCCCCATCGGCATTGCGCCCGCATACAAGCGGCAGGGCTACGGAAAGAAGCTGCTGGACTATTCCATGGAAAAAGCCAAGGAAATGGGTGCAGGAGCACTTGCCATCACCGGCAATATTGACTTTTACGGCAAGTCCGGCTTTGTGCCTGCCAAAATAAAGGGTATCCGCTATGCCGACGACCCTGAAGCGGATTATTTTCTCATCAAGGAGCTGACGCCCGGTTTTTTGGACGGTATCTCCGGCACCTACAAAGACCCAGTGGGATATTTTGTCTGTGAGAAAGACCCGGAGGGCTTTGAACGATTTGAAGCGACTTTTCCGAAGAAGGAAAAGCGGAAGCTGACGGGGCAACTGTTCTGA
- a CDS encoding DUF3847 domain-containing protein: MTDAEKKLIQAQHRLEEAQARNRVKERKARTRRLIQEGAILEKVLPEVRTMELPALEGYLSRKLGKEI; encoded by the coding sequence ATGACAGATGCAGAGAAAAAATTGATTCAGGCGCAGCACCGTTTGGAGGAAGCGCAGGCACGGAATCGGGTCAAGGAGCGCAAAGCCAGAACGCGCAGACTCATTCAGGAGGGTGCAATTCTGGAAAAGGTGCTGCCGGAGGTGCGGACGATGGAGCTGCCTGCGCTGGAGGGGTATCTTTCACGGAAGCTGGGAAAAGAAATCTAA
- a CDS encoding helix-turn-helix domain-containing protein codes for MNIGEAVKERIIELCRERDISINKLCNMSGVTQSTVNNIVRGRNNSATISTIKKLCDGLGITIQEFFASNLFTELEQEIE; via the coding sequence ATGAATATTGGAGAAGCTGTTAAAGAGAGAATTATAGAGTTATGTCGGGAGCGGGATATTTCCATCAACAAACTGTGCAACATGAGCGGTGTCACGCAATCGACTGTCAATAATATTGTCAGAGGACGCAACAACAGTGCAACGATTTCAACCATCAAAAAGCTATGCGATGGCTTGGGTATCACGATTCAGGAGTTTTTTGCGTCAAATCTGTTTACCGAGTTGGAGCAGGAGATCGAATAA
- a CDS encoding GNAT family N-acetyltransferase, whose product MNLKVSFSWIGLVIFALPMRHISPCRFNPFADICKAQAKHRDFDQVTLDVWTFNESAQKFYAAAGFQPYRCFWESQT is encoded by the coding sequence ATGAATCTGAAGGTATCCTTTTCGTGGATCGGGCTTGTGATCTTTGCGCTGCCCATGCGGCACATCTCACCGTGTCGATTCAATCCTTTTGCTGACATTTGCAAAGCGCAAGCAAAACATCGAGATTTTGATCAGGTGACACTGGATGTCTGGACATTCAATGAGTCGGCGCAGAAATTCTATGCGGCAGCAGGCTTTCAGCCCTATCGGTGCTTTTGGGAAAGCCAAACTTGA
- a CDS encoding TfoX/Sxy family protein, which produces MASGKEYLHFILEQLSDLDDISYRPMMGEFILYYRGKIVGGIYDDRLLVKKTRSALELMPAAICELPYEGAKEMLLVDEVDSKVFLTELFEAMFDELPSPKRKNNGIGGITDELYSDHKRKY; this is translated from the coding sequence ATGGCATCCGGTAAAGAGTATCTTCATTTCATTCTGGAACAGCTATCCGATCTGGACGATATTTCTTACCGTCCTATGATGGGAGAATTTATCCTCTATTACCGAGGTAAAATCGTCGGTGGAATCTATGATGATCGACTGCTTGTAAAGAAAACAAGATCCGCTCTGGAACTTATGCCTGCGGCAATCTGTGAGCTCCCGTATGAGGGAGCGAAAGAAATGCTGCTGGTGGATGAAGTTGATAGCAAAGTGTTTCTTACAGAGCTCTTTGAGGCAATGTTCGATGAATTGCCATCGCCAAAACGAAAGAACAACGGCATTGGAGGAATAACCGATGAACTATATTCGGATCACAAAAGAAAATATTGA
- a CDS encoding DUF998 domain-containing protein, with the protein MKRSLTQKLGLLGVVSFLSYTAAVVFAPLTYPGYNWMAQAVSDLSAANAPSLALWNQLSALYNACEVVCATVVCIGIQGQKTKLLRSGIYLFAIMEWISAVGYRMFPLSSSGYAGAFQDVMHMVTTALVVLLSIVSLTMIIVAGAKSKNCRSYGVCAAVALAMMLVGAMGMKIVPAEYFGVVERFSVFAATGFNAALGIHLFCMKPKEIKE; encoded by the coding sequence ATGAAGCGATCTTTGACTCAAAAATTAGGGCTGCTGGGCGTTGTCAGCTTTCTTTCGTACACGGCGGCGGTCGTGTTTGCGCCGCTGACCTATCCCGGCTATAACTGGATGGCACAGGCTGTCAGCGACCTGAGTGCCGCCAATGCGCCATCGCTGGCACTCTGGAATCAGCTGAGCGCCCTTTACAATGCGTGCGAGGTCGTTTGCGCGACCGTCGTCTGTATCGGCATCCAAGGACAGAAAACCAAGCTGCTCCGTTCGGGCATTTATCTGTTCGCCATCATGGAGTGGATCTCGGCGGTCGGGTATCGGATGTTCCCGCTCAGTAGCAGCGGCTATGCCGGGGCCTTTCAGGATGTGATGCACATGGTCACAACCGCTTTGGTGGTGCTGCTGTCCATCGTATCACTGACCATGATCATCGTCGCAGGAGCCAAGAGCAAAAACTGTCGTTCTTATGGTGTCTGCGCCGCTGTCGCATTGGCCATGATGCTTGTGGGCGCAATGGGTATGAAAATCGTCCCTGCCGAGTATTTCGGCGTGGTCGAGCGTTTCAGCGTGTTTGCTGCAACAGGCTTCAATGCGGCGCTTGGCATTCACCTGTTTTGTATGAAACCAAAAGAAATCAAGGAGTAA
- a CDS encoding TetR/AcrR family transcriptional regulator — protein sequence MPAVRKVSKEQIIDAAVEVLRDDGFSAINARSVAKKLGCSTQPIYFSFKNMDELKAALTQRAIELHTQRVRDSLCAHEGSDSRYSSYGMGFVKFAAEEKQLFRWLYLEGEQPGAYQSDVLMQEVIGVIVDEFGYAEDVARRFHQDMIYFTYGLAILANTDHLHLTETELREAFRREFRALIAIYGKPAKLPEFAVKAGVAL from the coding sequence ATGCCGGCAGTCAGAAAAGTTTCAAAGGAACAGATCATCGACGCTGCGGTGGAGGTATTGCGTGACGACGGTTTTTCTGCCATCAACGCCCGCAGCGTCGCCAAAAAACTGGGCTGCTCCACGCAGCCGATCTACTTTTCATTCAAGAACATGGACGAACTGAAGGCCGCGCTGACGCAGCGTGCGATCGAACTGCACACACAGCGCGTGCGGGATTCTCTGTGCGCCCACGAGGGGAGCGACAGCCGCTACAGCAGCTACGGCATGGGCTTCGTCAAATTCGCTGCCGAGGAAAAGCAGCTGTTCCGCTGGCTCTATCTGGAGGGCGAACAGCCAGGGGCATATCAAAGCGATGTTCTGATGCAGGAGGTCATCGGCGTGATCGTCGATGAATTCGGATATGCGGAGGACGTCGCACGCCGCTTTCATCAGGATATGATCTACTTTACCTACGGACTGGCGATTCTCGCCAATACGGATCATCTGCACCTGACGGAGACAGAGCTGCGTGAGGCGTTCCGCCGGGAGTTCCGCGCGCTGATTGCCATTTATGGAAAGCCCGCAAAGCTGCCTGAATTTGCTGTGAAAGCCGGTGTTGCTTTATGA
- a CDS encoding DUF6471 domain-containing protein, with the protein MKSNLRNEIKSYIVRQGMTMQEVVDLLRDEHGWSDSVSNLSNKLQRESLRYVEAVQLADALGYEIVWQKRR; encoded by the coding sequence ATGAAATCCAATCTGAGAAATGAGATCAAATCGTACATCGTCCGTCAGGGAATGACCATGCAGGAGGTGGTCGATCTGCTGCGGGACGAACACGGTTGGTCTGACAGCGTTTCCAACCTGTCCAATAAGCTCCAGCGGGAATCCCTGCGCTATGTCGAGGCCGTCCAGCTTGCCGATGCGCTGGGGTACGAGATCGTCTGGCAGAAACGAAGATAA
- a CDS encoding recombinase family protein, whose product MNYGYARVSSKEQNEQRQMIALTAFGIAKKNIYMDKQSGKDFDRPRYKRLVKKLHPGDLLVIQSIDRLGRNYGEILEQWRVITKEKRVDIVVLDMPLLDTRARGQDLTGTFIADLVLQILSYVAQTEREMIRKRQAEGIAAAKARGVKFGRRPLPLPESYEDVRQKWESGQLSARAAAIALGVSHSTFLKWTRYK is encoded by the coding sequence ATGAACTATGGCTATGCGAGGGTCTCGTCAAAGGAGCAAAACGAGCAGCGTCAAATGATTGCGCTGACGGCGTTTGGGATCGCCAAAAAGAATATTTACATGGACAAGCAGTCCGGAAAAGACTTTGACCGTCCCCGATACAAGCGTCTCGTAAAAAAGCTGCACCCCGGCGATCTGCTGGTCATTCAGAGTATTGACCGGTTGGGCCGCAACTATGGGGAGATTCTGGAGCAGTGGCGAGTCATCACCAAGGAAAAGCGGGTGGACATCGTTGTTCTGGACATGCCTCTGCTGGATACGCGGGCCCGGGGCCAAGACTTGACGGGTACCTTCATCGCCGACTTGGTGCTGCAAATTCTATCCTATGTGGCGCAGACAGAGCGGGAGATGATCCGCAAGCGGCAGGCAGAGGGAATTGCAGCAGCCAAGGCCCGGGGCGTGAAGTTCGGGCGGAGGCCGCTGCCCTTGCCAGAGTCATATGAAGATGTGCGTCAAAAATGGGAAAGCGGCCAGCTCTCAGCCAGAGCCGCCGCCATCGCATTGGGCGTGTCGCACAGTACATTCTTAAAATGGACACGATACAAGTAG
- a CDS encoding DNA primase family protein, protein MTTTPQTWPDWYDSKHINEVLFCQQFLEKHPMKCVRGRLFTADGLIEDEGQIGNLILKEISGCLTSGLSKVVANLLASIKLQAYSPPLPIETDRIHVANGTYFMDGSFIADKSYCNNRLTVSYNSNASAPKRWLQFLSELLQPEDIPTLQEFLGYCLLPTTKGQKMLMLIGKGGEGKSRIGLVMRSLLGDSMNTTSIQKVESNRFSRADLENKLLMVDDDMDMSALPKTNYIKSIVTSECKMDMERKGVQSYQSQLYVRFLCFGNGALTALHDKSDGFFRRQIVLTTKDRPAGRADDPFLVDKLLREKEGIFLWCLEGLHRLIGNNYQFSISGKARENMETVKRSSNNVIEFLQSEGYIRFKADSEASSKALYEAYQRWCEDNAQKPMSANRLSSELAQNERLYNVEATNNVHVGGKRVRGFMGIEVVNPLPY, encoded by the coding sequence ATGACAACAACACCGCAGACGTGGCCTGACTGGTACGACAGCAAACACATCAATGAGGTGCTGTTCTGCCAGCAGTTTTTGGAGAAACACCCCATGAAATGTGTGCGTGGGCGGCTTTTCACCGCGGACGGACTGATCGAGGATGAGGGGCAGATCGGCAATCTCATTCTGAAGGAAATCTCCGGCTGTCTGACCTCCGGCTTGTCCAAAGTCGTGGCAAATCTGCTTGCCAGCATCAAACTGCAAGCCTATTCGCCGCCGCTGCCCATTGAGACGGACCGCATCCACGTTGCCAACGGGACGTATTTTATGGACGGCAGCTTCATCGCCGACAAGAGCTACTGCAACAACCGATTGACCGTCTCTTATAATTCCAATGCATCTGCACCGAAACGCTGGCTGCAATTCCTGTCCGAGCTGCTGCAACCGGAGGACATTCCCACCTTGCAGGAATTTCTCGGCTACTGCCTGCTGCCCACCACCAAGGGGCAGAAAATGCTCATGTTGATCGGCAAGGGCGGCGAGGGCAAAAGCCGCATTGGTCTTGTCATGCGCTCGCTGCTGGGGGACAGCATGAATACCACCAGCATCCAAAAGGTGGAGAGCAACCGGTTCAGCCGTGCAGACTTGGAAAACAAGCTCCTGATGGTGGACGACGATATGGACATGAGCGCCCTGCCAAAGACCAACTACATCAAATCCATCGTGACCTCCGAGTGCAAAATGGACATGGAGCGTAAGGGTGTTCAGAGCTACCAAAGCCAGCTCTATGTGCGTTTTCTTTGCTTCGGCAACGGTGCGCTCACCGCCCTGCACGACAAATCCGACGGTTTCTTTCGCCGCCAGATCGTGCTGACCACCAAAGACCGGCCCGCAGGCAGAGCAGACGATCCGTTTCTGGTGGACAAGCTGCTGCGGGAAAAGGAGGGCATCTTCCTCTGGTGTCTGGAGGGCCTGCATCGGTTGATTGGGAACAACTATCAGTTCAGCATTTCCGGCAAGGCCAGAGAGAATATGGAGACGGTCAAGCGCAGCAGCAACAATGTGATCGAGTTTCTGCAATCTGAGGGCTATATCCGCTTCAAGGCCGACAGTGAAGCCAGCTCCAAGGCACTGTATGAGGCGTATCAGCGCTGGTGCGAGGACAATGCGCAAAAGCCCATGTCTGCAAATCGTCTCAGCTCGGAACTGGCGCAGAACGAGCGCCTTTACAATGTAGAGGCCACCAACAATGTCCATGTCGGTGGCAAGCGGGTGCGCGGTTTTATGGGCATTGAAGTGGTCAACCCACTGCCGTATTAA
- a CDS encoding GNAT family N-acetyltransferase has product MQYEKEIILKDGAKCLLRGAGEADAAEVLRTFDLTHAETDYFLTYPEENSFTVQEEAKFLKARSESKNAIEIAAFVDARIAGTAGIDPIDDKEKIRHRADFGIAIEKAYWGRGIGKALTLACIECAKQAGYLQIELEVVAENASAVRLYESVGFQEYGRNPRGFRARSGWQTLVLMRLELDS; this is encoded by the coding sequence TTGCAATACGAAAAAGAAATTATCTTAAAGGACGGCGCGAAATGCCTTCTTCGCGGAGCGGGTGAAGCTGATGCCGCCGAAGTGCTCCGCACTTTTGATCTCACGCATGCAGAAACGGACTATTTTCTGACCTATCCGGAGGAAAATTCGTTCACCGTCCAAGAGGAAGCAAAATTTTTGAAGGCGCGCAGCGAAAGCAAAAATGCCATCGAAATTGCGGCGTTCGTTGACGCCAGGATTGCCGGAACAGCGGGCATTGATCCGATTGATGACAAGGAAAAGATTCGCCATCGTGCGGACTTCGGCATCGCCATTGAAAAAGCCTACTGGGGGCGCGGCATCGGGAAGGCTCTTACGCTTGCGTGCATCGAATGCGCGAAGCAAGCGGGATACCTGCAAATAGAGCTGGAGGTCGTAGCAGAGAACGCATCTGCTGTCCGGCTGTATGAATCGGTCGGATTTCAGGAATATGGTCGCAATCCAAGAGGTTTCCGTGCAAGAAGCGGCTGGCAAACGCTTGTTCTTATGAGGCTTGAACTCGATTCTTAA
- a CDS encoding N-acetyltransferase has protein sequence MNYIRITKENIDKEHICCAMSGKQSVAKKEWLRQRFDDGLVFYRSEERGKCFIEYIPAENAWVPIEADGYLYIDCLWVSGSMKGHGYSNDLLEACIRDAKAQGKKGICILCAEGRKREFLADPKFLAYKGFRVADISDCGINLMYLSIEPTAQMPKFRECAKHPAIEDNGFVLYYTDQCPYTYYWVPRVQEVAKEHGIPFKAIHITDKESAQNVPAPVTTYALFRDGQFLTQSIQSDKKFLALAGL, from the coding sequence ATGAACTATATTCGGATCACAAAAGAAAATATTGACAAGGAACATATCTGCTGCGCCATGTCCGGTAAGCAGAGCGTCGCAAAAAAAGAATGGCTGCGGCAGCGCTTTGATGATGGACTTGTTTTCTATCGCAGCGAAGAACGCGGTAAATGCTTTATCGAATACATTCCGGCTGAAAACGCATGGGTGCCTATTGAGGCAGACGGCTATCTCTACATTGACTGTCTCTGGGTATCCGGTTCCATGAAGGGACACGGATACTCAAATGATCTGCTGGAGGCGTGCATCCGTGATGCCAAGGCGCAGGGGAAGAAAGGTATTTGCATTCTGTGCGCGGAGGGCAGGAAGCGGGAATTTCTTGCTGACCCGAAATTCCTTGCCTACAAAGGGTTCCGTGTGGCAGACATATCCGACTGCGGGATCAATCTCATGTACCTTTCCATTGAACCGACTGCACAGATGCCGAAGTTCCGGGAATGCGCGAAGCATCCGGCGATTGAAGATAACGGTTTTGTTCTGTATTACACCGATCAGTGTCCCTACACCTATTATTGGGTACCAAGGGTGCAGGAGGTGGCGAAGGAACATGGTATCCCGTTCAAGGCCATCCATATCACTGACAAAGAATCTGCACAGAATGTACCCGCACCGGTCACGACCTATGCCCTGTTCCGGGACGGTCAGTTTCTGACACAGAGTATTCAGTCGGATAAAAAATTCCTGGCGCTGGCGGGCTTGTAA